One window from the genome of Clostridia bacterium encodes:
- a CDS encoding HAMP domain-containing sensor histidine kinase, which yields MNKIGRKILITYFAILLCVFLITDVTFIFLSRRYLVNETSTQLQGEGQRVASMLGTLPLKEAELRDKISNVRKTIKIAGRFVDAEIVIFNKEGRILYKDVEDADKSLIELIYNSPSSRVNGYVSRIVPIVGRNSELKGNILLFTRVKNIYALNVLLRRTQFISFGIASIIALIIGLLFAEKLVRPLKQLSLKLERFSANRTLDSKVIRTGDEIEELDRCFVEMAARIKQFDEKQIRFLQNTSHELKTPLMSIQGYAEAIKDGVVEGKEAEESLDIIIEQSQRLKKTVEDIIYLTKLESEDEKFSYEECCIWDIFDSAVRSVKPLAEEKGIRLIYDSQIEYPGYFDGEKLTRAFINILGNGIRYAKGIIEIKAIDCGDHIRLLICDDGAGFEKVEESKLFDRFYKGNKGNIGLGLSITKAIIEGHGGGIKAYNGDTGGAVFEIVLPKSKKNETK from the coding sequence CTGTCCAGAAGGTATCTTGTAAATGAGACAAGCACTCAGCTTCAAGGCGAGGGCCAAAGAGTGGCGTCTATGCTCGGGACTCTTCCGTTGAAGGAAGCTGAGCTAAGAGATAAAATAAGCAATGTGAGAAAAACTATTAAGATAGCAGGACGTTTCGTTGATGCCGAGATTGTGATATTCAACAAGGAAGGCAGGATACTTTATAAGGATGTAGAGGATGCTGACAAGAGCCTTATTGAGCTGATTTACAACTCACCGTCATCGAGAGTGAATGGGTATGTTAGTCGGATAGTGCCGATTGTAGGCAGGAACAGTGAACTAAAAGGCAATATACTGTTATTCACAAGGGTAAAGAACATATATGCTCTCAATGTGCTGCTTAGGAGAACCCAGTTCATAAGCTTCGGAATAGCGAGCATTATTGCACTGATTATTGGATTGCTATTTGCGGAAAAACTAGTAAGGCCATTAAAGCAGCTGTCACTTAAGCTTGAAAGGTTTTCTGCTAACAGGACGTTGGATTCCAAAGTAATCCGAACAGGGGACGAAATTGAAGAGCTGGACAGGTGTTTCGTTGAAATGGCGGCAAGGATAAAGCAATTCGACGAGAAGCAGATCAGGTTTCTGCAGAACACCTCCCACGAGCTGAAGACTCCGCTTATGTCAATACAGGGCTATGCGGAGGCCATAAAAGACGGAGTAGTTGAGGGCAAGGAAGCAGAGGAGAGTCTGGATATCATAATTGAACAAAGCCAGAGGCTTAAGAAGACTGTTGAGGATATTATATATCTAACCAAGCTGGAGAGTGAGGATGAAAAGTTCAGCTATGAAGAATGCTGCATCTGGGATATATTTGATTCGGCAGTAAGAAGTGTAAAGCCGTTAGCCGAGGAAAAGGGCATCCGGCTGATTTATGATTCGCAGATAGAGTATCCAGGATACTTTGATGGGGAGAAGCTGACCAGAGCTTTTATAAATATACTCGGAAACGGTATAAGATATGCGAAAGGAATAATTGAAATAAAGGCTATCGATTGCGGAGACCATATAAGGCTGCTAATTTGTGATGATGGAGCAGGCTTCGAAAAGGTCGAAGAAAGTAAGCTTTTTGACAGATTCTATAAAGGGAACAAGGGAAATATAGGTCTTGGACTGTCTATCACAAAGGCTATTATAGAAGGCCATGGAGGCGGGATAAAAGCATACAACGGGGACACAGGCGGAGCGGTATTTGAAATAGTATTACCTAAGAGCAAAAAAAATGAGACAAAGTAA
- a CDS encoding DUF1836 domain-containing protein has translation MDFNESSFFSIMEEIAQGGDISISDIPDIELYMDQVTTFIDNKLGYHKRTLKDKILTKTMINNYTKSKILLPSKNKRYNRQHMLQLILIYYLKQILSINDVNILFEPLFKNMATSKVGIDYLGSLYNGFLQVKDDSTEDFKKILSQKFKLIEDKAQEFPDESKETSKILLTVLMLVATASIQKRIAEKIIDDYLQKK, from the coding sequence ATGGATTTTAATGAGAGCTCCTTTTTTAGTATAATGGAGGAAATCGCCCAAGGCGGCGATATAAGCATTTCAGACATACCTGATATAGAGCTTTATATGGATCAGGTAACTACTTTCATTGACAATAAGCTGGGATATCATAAAAGAACTTTAAAGGATAAAATTCTAACTAAGACAATGATCAATAATTACACAAAATCAAAGATTCTTCTCCCTTCAAAGAACAAGAGATACAACAGGCAGCATATGCTGCAGCTTATACTTATTTATTATTTGAAGCAAATACTATCAATTAATGATGTAAATATATTATTCGAACCTTTATTCAAAAATATGGCGACCTCCAAGGTCGGAATAGACTACCTCGGCAGCTTGTACAATGGATTCCTTCAAGTAAAAGATGACAGCACCGAAGATTTTAAAAAAATACTGTCCCAGAAGTTCAAACTAATCGAAGACAAAGCACAAGAGTTCCCTGACGAATCAAAGGAGACCTCAAAAATTCTGCTTACCGTTCTCATGCTGGTAGCAACAGCAAGCATCCAGAAAAGAATTGCAGAAAAGATAATAGACGATTATTTGCAAAAAAAATGA
- a CDS encoding hemolysin III family protein: MNIKVKDPVSGFSHLVGAILSAIGLYYLVRYAAANGTVWHIVSFSIFGTSLILLYTASTLYHLLVVSERGSVILRKIDHMMIYVLIAGTYTPMCLIPLRGSWGWSILISIWGIAMVGIILKILWFNAPRWLYTLFYLVMGWLIVIAFAPLVRTMPVGAMLWLVAGGLLYTVGAIIYGTKWPRFKSKVFGFHEVFHIFVLYGSFCHFWLMFRYVLYL; the protein is encoded by the coding sequence ATGAACATCAAGGTAAAAGATCCGGTCAGCGGTTTTTCACATCTTGTAGGGGCGATTTTATCGGCTATAGGGCTTTATTATCTGGTACGCTATGCCGCAGCAAACGGGACAGTCTGGCATATTGTTTCCTTTTCAATATTCGGAACAAGTCTCATTTTGCTGTATACAGCAAGTACATTATACCACCTGCTTGTAGTATCTGAAAGAGGGTCTGTAATACTAAGGAAGATAGACCACATGATGATATATGTTCTTATAGCAGGAACATACACGCCAATGTGCCTTATTCCTCTGAGAGGAAGCTGGGGTTGGAGCATTCTCATAAGCATCTGGGGAATTGCAATGGTGGGCATAATATTAAAGATATTATGGTTTAATGCGCCTAGATGGCTATATACACTTTTTTATCTAGTAATGGGCTGGCTTATTGTGATTGCATTTGCTCCGCTAGTCAGGACGATGCCGGTCGGTGCAATGCTGTGGCTGGTAGCAGGGGGCCTGCTCTATACCGTGGGTGCCATTATTTATGGGACCAAGTGGCCGAGGTTTAAGTCAAAAGTTTTCGGGTTCCACGAAGTATTTCATATTTTCGTACTCTACGGCAGCTTCTGCCACTTTTGGCTGATGTTCAGGTATGTTCTTTATTTATAA
- a CDS encoding menaquinone biosynthesis decarboxylase, whose translation MAFKDLQDFIKHLDEKGLLKRINAEVDSELEITEIADRISKQYGPALLFEKVKGSPYPVLINAMGTYERMSMALGVEKLDDIGNGIEEFIDMSNYLGLMKKVQSLPKLARMAAVFPIKLPTRGACQEVIEKDPDLTTLPVLKCWPGDGGRFITLPLVITKDPETHIQNTGMYRLQVYDKNTTGMHWHLHKDGREIYDKYKKIGGKMPVSVALGCDPAVTYSATAPLPKMIDEMMFAGYLRKAPIMLTKSITNELYVPADAEFIIEGYVDVNEDLKLEGPFGDHTGYYSLTDYYPVFHVTCITHKKNPVYPTTIVGKPPMEDCYMGKATERIFLPLLKMQHPEIVDFNFPLEGVFHNCVIVSIKKRFPGHAKKIMNSLWGMGQMMYTKMIIVVDENVSPQDLSAVSWKVFNNIDAKRDVVISEGPLDALDHASDLPHYGYRMGIDATKKWPSEGHTREWPDDIEMTDDIKELVSRRWAEYGIE comes from the coding sequence ATGGCTTTTAAGGATTTACAGGATTTTATCAAGCACCTTGATGAAAAAGGCTTGCTTAAAAGAATAAATGCAGAGGTTGACTCAGAGCTGGAGATTACTGAGATAGCTGATAGAATATCAAAACAGTATGGTCCTGCTCTTTTGTTTGAAAAAGTGAAGGGCTCCCCTTATCCGGTATTGATCAATGCTATGGGCACTTATGAAAGAATGAGCATGGCGCTAGGTGTCGAAAAGCTGGATGATATCGGCAATGGCATCGAAGAATTTATTGATATGTCCAACTACCTGGGACTTATGAAAAAGGTTCAATCTCTGCCGAAGCTTGCCAGGATGGCTGCAGTATTCCCGATTAAGCTGCCTACAAGAGGTGCTTGCCAGGAGGTAATAGAGAAAGATCCTGATTTGACTACTCTGCCGGTTTTGAAGTGCTGGCCTGGTGACGGAGGAAGGTTCATAACTCTGCCCTTGGTAATAACCAAGGACCCGGAGACACATATTCAAAATACGGGAATGTATAGATTGCAGGTATATGACAAAAATACAACTGGCATGCATTGGCATCTGCATAAGGACGGAAGAGAGATATACGACAAGTATAAGAAAATTGGGGGCAAAATGCCTGTTTCAGTTGCTTTAGGCTGTGATCCGGCTGTCACATATTCAGCAACAGCACCTCTTCCCAAAATGATTGATGAGATGATGTTTGCAGGATATTTGAGAAAAGCTCCGATTATGCTGACAAAATCAATTACCAACGAATTATATGTACCCGCAGATGCCGAGTTTATCATAGAGGGCTATGTAGATGTCAATGAGGACTTGAAATTGGAAGGCCCCTTCGGAGACCATACAGGCTATTACTCTCTGACAGACTATTATCCTGTTTTCCATGTTACCTGCATCACACATAAGAAAAACCCTGTATATCCTACAACTATAGTAGGCAAGCCACCTATGGAGGACTGCTACATGGGGAAGGCTACAGAGAGAATTTTCCTGCCGCTACTCAAAATGCAGCACCCTGAGATAGTGGATTTCAATTTTCCATTAGAGGGAGTTTTCCATAACTGTGTGATTGTTTCTATAAAGAAACGCTTCCCGGGACATGCAAAAAAAATCATGAATTCCTTATGGGGCATGGGTCAAATGATGTATACGAAAATGATAATAGTAGTTGACGAGAATGTAAGTCCTCAGGACTTATCTGCTGTTTCATGGAAGGTATTCAACAATATAGATGCAAAAAGAGATGTCGTTATATCGGAAGGACCGCTGGATGCACTGGATCATGCATCAGACCTGCCTCATTACGGCTACAGAATGGGAATAGATGCCACAAAGAAGTGGCCCAGCGAAGGACACACAAGGGAGTGGCCGGATGATATTGAGATGACAGATGATATCAAAGAGCTTGTATCCAGGAGATGGGCTGAGTATGGTATTGAATAA
- a CDS encoding 4-hydroxybenzoate octaprenyltransferase, whose product MVLNKLVKKVHDYGTLVMFSHTVFSLSFALISMLLVSNGLPSPYTILWILVAFMGARTGANAINRVIDAEIDAKNPRTSTRQLPQGLIKKKEVVVFSLCCFIVMVIAAAMLNPLCLILSPIALFLLIIYSYTKRFTWACHLVLGITSAAAPVGAWLAVSGELAWLPLFMGAANTLWVAGFDIIYGSQDYAFDTANGVHSMAVRFGVKNALRIAAFFHAVTMGLLITVGLLSQQLGVIYFIGLAIISILFVIEHRLISPDNLANVKVASYSINQLVSIVFLICGVIDSLI is encoded by the coding sequence ATGGTATTGAATAAACTAGTAAAGAAAGTTCATGATTATGGTACGCTTGTGATGTTTTCGCATACTGTTTTTTCACTGTCCTTTGCACTTATTTCAATGCTTTTAGTCAGCAATGGCCTGCCCTCTCCCTATACTATACTTTGGATTCTTGTTGCATTTATGGGAGCTCGGACTGGTGCCAATGCAATAAACAGAGTTATTGATGCAGAGATAGATGCGAAGAACCCGCGTACCTCGACCAGGCAGCTGCCGCAGGGTTTGATCAAGAAAAAAGAGGTTGTTGTATTTTCATTGTGCTGCTTCATAGTTATGGTAATTGCAGCAGCAATGCTTAACCCGCTGTGCCTTATACTTTCTCCAATTGCATTGTTTCTGCTGATAATATATTCTTATACCAAGAGGTTTACTTGGGCTTGCCATTTGGTATTGGGGATAACCTCTGCTGCTGCGCCTGTTGGTGCTTGGCTTGCGGTGTCAGGCGAACTTGCCTGGCTGCCGCTTTTTATGGGGGCAGCTAACACCCTGTGGGTAGCAGGCTTTGATATAATATATGGCTCTCAGGATTATGCTTTTGATACTGCCAATGGGGTACATTCGATGGCTGTCAGATTCGGAGTAAAAAATGCACTTCGAATCGCTGCGTTTTTCCATGCAGTCACTATGGGTCTCCTGATTACTGTAGGACTTTTGAGCCAGCAGCTGGGAGTTATTTATTTCATTGGATTGGCTATCATATCTATATTGTTTGTAATAGAGCATAGGCTGATTTCTCCGGATAATTTAGCCAATGTTAAGGTAGCCTCCTATAGCATCAATCAGCTGGTTAGCATTGTATTTCTAATATGTGGAGTAATAGATTCTCTAATATAA
- a CDS encoding flavin prenyltransferase UbiX — MKKIVVGITGASGSIYAKRLIEELLSKGIYTHIICTDNGRKVMEYETSIELEKWVQELKRQYSHVQLEDINNLFAGVASGSYKFDAAVIIPCSMGTLAEISNGFAKNLLCRVADVALKESRKLIIVPRETPLNAIHLENMLKLARLNVTILPAMPGYYHMPQTLQDLVDFVVGKVLDCLSIENTLFKKWGN; from the coding sequence ATGAAAAAAATAGTGGTGGGCATCACCGGAGCAAGTGGGAGCATTTATGCTAAAAGACTTATAGAAGAACTATTGAGTAAGGGTATTTATACTCACATAATTTGTACTGACAACGGCAGGAAAGTGATGGAATATGAGACCTCCATAGAGCTGGAGAAGTGGGTGCAGGAATTGAAGCGGCAATACAGCCATGTTCAATTGGAGGATATAAACAATTTATTCGCCGGAGTTGCCAGCGGTTCTTACAAGTTTGATGCGGCGGTTATAATTCCCTGTTCTATGGGCACTCTTGCAGAAATCAGCAATGGCTTTGCCAAAAACCTTCTTTGCCGTGTGGCTGATGTGGCTTTGAAGGAAAGCAGAAAGCTGATTATAGTACCCAGGGAAACTCCGCTGAATGCCATACACCTTGAGAACATGCTGAAGCTGGCAAGGCTTAATGTCACAATACTTCCGGCCATGCCGGGGTACTATCATATGCCGCAGACCCTGCAGGATTTGGTTGACTTTGTAGTAGGGAAGGTATTGGATTGCCTTTCAATAGAAAACACATTATTTAAAAAGTGGGGGAATTAG